The Ictalurus punctatus breed USDA103 chromosome 15, Coco_2.0, whole genome shotgun sequence DNA window TCTGCAAAGATTTCTGGACCTGTGTGTTTAAGAAGCAGATTGATAATCTGAGAACAAACCACCAAGTAAGTGTGCTCAGGTCAACTTAAATCATCATCACATCCGGTCACGGACTGAATGTGTTAATGGGTTGAATATCTTACTGACACATTGATGTCCTGTATACATAGACACATTTTTACCTCAAATACAGCAAACAGGGTGCAATGGTGTGTAACTCCACTCATGTGTCTCATACCCTTTTTTTTGTAGGGCATTTACGTCCTACAGGATAACAAGTTTCGGTTATTGAACCAACTGTCTGCTGGTAAACAGTATCTGGAACATGCACCAAAGGTAAACAAGCCCCCTGACAACACCGTCAGTGTATGAATTAACATCTTTTTAAACTCTTACAACAACCAACAAATCGTAAATCCTTTCAGAAATGGAGCGCCAATCTTTATTTCGCTATTGGATGGGACACTGGTCCATTGCAGAGTgctacacacacgcatatataagcattcacacactctttcacaccaCTCTAATTGCTGCCATGTTTATGGGAGGTCTGAGGAAAGCAGAGGACACACACTCCTCATGTATTTCTCTTGGCTTTCAGTAACTTTACTTTGGTTTCACTGAAAATTCACACTGTCTTGTTTTCATGACTATAcatttgtgttatttgtttCATCCTGTGCAGTATTTGGCGTTTACCTGCGGTCTGGTGAGAGGAGGGCTCTACAACCTCGGTGTAAAGAGCATCGTCACAGCTGAGGTGTCCGTCATGCCTGCTTGTACGGAGCACTGTTTTTATGattatacacaaacatatacacacacacactaaagttTACAGTTCCTTCATAAACCAAGTTAGTACATCAGCTCCACTTGATCCAAATAATCACATGGGCGAGCGAGACTCAAAGTTgaagagcgagacagagaggcGAAGAGAAGGacgtgagagacagagagacaggatggagactgagagagacacagagaggagaggagtgtgacagacaggagagagagagagagagagagaatgagtgggagacagacagagagaagagagacaggatggagatagagagagagagacagagagagagagagagagacagggtggagacaaagagacagaaacaggATGAAGattggaagagagagagagagagagagggtggagacaaagagacaggagagacagaaacaggatGAAGattggaagagagagagggagggaggatggagagagagagagagagagagagagagagacagggtggagacaaagagacaggagagacagaaacaggatGAAGattggaagagagagagacagggtggagacaaagagacaggagagacagaaacaggatGAAGattggaagagagagagggagggaggatggagacagagagagagagaaacaggatgGAGAcacagtgagggagagagaaaccaGATGAagattgagaaagagagagagagaagcaggatgaagagagagagagagaaacaggatgaagatagagagagagagaaacaggatgaagagagagagagaaacaggatgaagagagagagaaacaggatgaagatagagagagagagagagagagagagaaacaggctgaagatagagagagagagagagaaacaggatgaagatagagagagagagaaacaggatgaAGATAGAGTATGTAGACAGCGAGAGAGGATGAAGGCTGAGataaagagaaaaagacaggaTGGAcacagagaggagaagagagtgaCAGACACAATGGAGAGAAAGGATGAAGactgagagacaggcagaggagcagagagacaggatggagactgagacatggagagagagagaaatgcaggATGAGACTGAGAGAAACAGGATGGAGATggccagagaaagagagagaagcagaggagaagagaaagacagacctgttagagtcagagagagaatgGATGTGAGAGAGCACAATGGAGAGGGGAAGAGATGGAGACTAGAAACAGGATAGAGACagaagcagagagagggagatggagaaagaaaagagagacagagaaaaaaaagagaccaaccgagagagagagacatagggAGCATAAACAGGGTAGTAAATAAGGTACTGGTGTACAGCATCAGCGTGACACTTCCTGCTCGTCCTGAACTCTTTGGGAGGATTAGTGATCACTGACTTAATATTATTTCACTACCAGCTCATTTTAACTGACTCACCCATCTGATTGTTCTTCTCTCTTTAGGTAAATTCCAGGTGATGATCCAGAAGATGTAAAACACTGAACATAAGAACAAATTccttataatatatacacatcagtCATCGTTTTGTTGACTTTTGATTTTattgtactattttttttttttttctattgaaGCTTGTCATTGGTTCCTTGCATGCAATTTACATCATGCTAAGGTCAAGCCTTGTTGTAATGTGTTCATTTGTACCATAACCCTGATTTATTACTAGTTTTACACCTTATGTTCTAAAACAAATTTGCACAAGTTATCATTAAAATGTGTTGAGTTGGAGTTTTGcaccatgttttatttatatgtgtgggATATAATATTGGCTCAGCTAGTTGAATTAGTTTAAACAAGCGTTAAGCCATACCTCAAAGTGCAGTCCAACGCATTGTTTTCGGTTGGATTTAATAAGACTGCTCATAAGACTTATTTCTCAGTTGCTTTGTTTACTGACAAATGAGTCTTTTGGGATAAAGTTGCCATCCtgcattaaaggaaaaatccaccctgaagaGTTTACACCAACGTcgctggatttctcattaatatggtGTTTAACCTCCCTGGAAAATGAGTAAGAAGAAGTGGGTCTTCTGTATTTGCGGGCTAACAGCAAAATCTGACCCTTAAGATTGAGTTTGGTTCTCCTATTAAACACCATTGCAACTGCATTAGCAATGTCTACCTGAGACAACAGCACGGCAGATAACCTTTAACTTCCAACAAATCACAAACTAACTACTAACTACATCATGAAATTtcaatataaattattattattattattattatttatttatttattttttttaaagttctatCACCCAGGCAGAATTGTACAATAATTACTTGTTTCCCGTTATTGTAGATTGACAATCGATTGCTTTAATGGAAATGTCAGAGCCTTACTTTTAGGTGAAAAGTCTGGTTATCTTTGAACAAATGGAATCATGTGCATGTTTTTAAAGCTATTAGCACTGTAATTACAGTGAGTGCAAAGAATAATTGAAACCAAATGTGAAATACACTATAtgcccaaaagtatgtggacacctgacctgaccatcacactcatcctGTTCCAGACTTAGTCctttctttgctgttataataacctctactcttctaggaaggctttaGACTAGTTTTTGGAACATGGCTGTCCTCTTTCAGccgcaagagcattagtgagactGGCTACTGACTTCGGGTAAGGCTGCTTGGCACACGTTCCAGTCGGGGTTCCAGTTAATCCCataaggtgttcagtggggttgaggtcaaggctctgtgcaggacactcgagttcttccactccaaccttagcaaaccatgtcttcacagcgctcgctttgtgcacaggggcattgtcatggaggaacaggtttaggcctcttagttccagtgaagggaaattgtactGCTACGgcacacaaagacatcctatacacaATCCTATATGAGTTCTTCCAACTTAGTGGCAACCTTGTGGTTTGGGAAAGAACCACATATATCCACATACTTTAGCCCTTAAGTCTATGTAGCTGTAATCACCATAGATGTGTTTTCCCACATgtaaatggatgaatagatCAGAAAGCTTTtcatataaactaatatattatGAGGGGATTTTCTACCATTTAAGTTTAGGAAGGCCTACAAAAACAGTGCAGACCCAAGAcccctgataaaaaaaaacgtacacACCACTagtgaaatattattattattattattattattattacaaccaGCATTTACGTATAATACTTTCATGAATACAAAAAACCACTGCAtaaaacataacataatataatatcaacCTAAAGTtcgttgttatttttttttttaaatgcccagGAAGTAGActtaaccttaaaaaaaaaagcacgtcACGTGATCCAACTCGTACTTTGACGTGACCAATAGGCAGCCGAGTTCACCCTGAGCAGCGATGCTATTGGCTGCTTTTTAAACGCGGACCAACGGCGCTGATATTCAAACTCATTTGGACTGTTGAGTTTCGGACGCGTTCGTCGGGGCGAGTTTGTGGTGgtattttttcttattcttctctGTTTTCTTCTGTGTTAACAGATTTCAGCAGCAATAGAAGAACATTTTTTTGAGGGTAAGAATGACAAAGTTAACCGGTTAGGTGCTAGAACGTTGTAGAAGTTTCTAGTAACGTTAAAGCTACTTTATATGTCTTGTTTGTTACGTTTATTAGCATGAACATGCTAGTCCTCCATTTTCTGCTGTAGCCACGTA harbors:
- the trappc6b gene encoding trafficking protein particle complex subunit 6b (The RefSeq protein has 1 substitution compared to this genomic sequence), which gives rise to MSVFFPAEMADEALFQFLHNELIQYVNNAESGENENGRCVSKPENMGFRVGQGLIERFTKDTARFKDELDVMKFICKDFWTCVFKKQIDNLRTNHQGIYVLQDNKFRLLNQLSAGKQYLEHAPKYLAFTCGLVRGGLYNLGVKSIVTAEVSVMPACKFQVMIQKM